The Pelagibius sp. CAU 1746 genomic sequence GGCGGCCAGCCGATCCAGGGTGTAGGTCATGGCGGTTGTCCTCACGGTCTTTTGCACATGTTAGGCCAAGCCGCGGGTGGGCGCCAAGCGGCAGGATGCCGCATTGCAGTAGACCTTTGCGCCCGGCTGTCGGATAAGGAGCCCATGGAATGGACGGGATTGATTCTCGGGGCGCTCGGCCTCGTCCTCGGGGGCGTGTTGAAGGGCGCGACAGGTGCGGGTGCGCCGCTTCTTGCCGTGCCTTTGTTGGCTGTCTTCTACGACGTGCCCATGGCGGTGGCGCTCTTCACCATTCCCAATCTGCTGTCGAACGTTTGGCAGGGCTGGCGGTTTCGCAGGCACCAGTTGAACCCGGCGCTGACCTGGGGCTTCGCCCTGGCGGGGGCGGCGGGTGCCGGCGTGGGATCGGCTATTCTCGTCAGCTTGCCGTTGGACCTGCTGCTGCTCTGCATGGCGGGTGTCGTCTTTCTGTATATCGCCTTTCGCCTGATGCGCCCCCATTGGGCGCTGGATCTCGGCATCGCCACCCGCCTGGCGGCGCTGGCCGGTTTCGCGGGCGGCGTGCTGCAGGGCGCCGCCGGCATCTCGGCGCCGGTTTCCTTGAGCTTCCTCAATGCGACACGGATGGATCGCACGGCCTTCATCGCCACGATCTCGGTTTTCTTCGCGGCGACATCCATCGTGCAGATTCCGCTGCTGGCGGCATGGGACATCATAACGCCGTTCAGGGCCGCGCTGAGTGCGCTGGCCCTTCTGCCGCTGCTCGCAGGAATGCCGCTCGGCGTCTACCTGGCCCGGCGGATGTCCAGGGAGTTCTTCGACCGCGTAATCCTGGTGCTGCTGGCTGCGATCGCCCTAAGGCTGGTGTTCAGCGCCGTCACCTGAGGTACCGGAAAGGCAGTGGCCCTAGAGTTCGCGGGCGTCGCAGAGGATGCGGCGTCCGGCCCCGACCCTGGCCGACTGTCGGGTATAGCAGTGCACGATCACCAGTTTCTCGCCGGAGCGGTCCAGAAACCAGTCGGTCACCGGCTCGAGGTCATTCAGCCCGATCTTTTTCCCGTCTATGTATGCCACTGGCTGAGCGGCCACGGCCTTGGCGGGCAAGAAGGTCGAGGAACCACGGACGACGGCCACTCCTGTGCCGCCCTCGTTGGTACTGACCGAAACCGCATCGGCCGGATTTCCGTAGAGAATCTCGACCCCTGCGTCATGAGCCGTCGCGGCCTGCGGTGCGGCGAGCAGGCCCGCGCCGAGGGCGATGGTGAGTGCTATCGACTTTCCTGTCATGCAGCGTCTCCCAAGCGTTCGTGCCAGGCGGAGGCGACTCGAATCGCCTAATCAACGAGGCTAGCACGCGATTGCATCCGGCGCTATTCGC encodes the following:
- a CDS encoding sulfite exporter TauE/SafE family protein, whose amino-acid sequence is MEWTGLILGALGLVLGGVLKGATGAGAPLLAVPLLAVFYDVPMAVALFTIPNLLSNVWQGWRFRRHQLNPALTWGFALAGAAGAGVGSAILVSLPLDLLLLCMAGVVFLYIAFRLMRPHWALDLGIATRLAALAGFAGGVLQGAAGISAPVSLSFLNATRMDRTAFIATISVFFAATSIVQIPLLAAWDIITPFRAALSALALLPLLAGMPLGVYLARRMSREFFDRVILVLLAAIALRLVFSAVT